Proteins encoded within one genomic window of Rubidibacter lacunae KORDI 51-2:
- a CDS encoding serine/threonine protein kinase, translating into MRAMLQENQVLQERYQLRTRLGQTGAGRQTWLTADLQARELVVLKLLAFGPHLQWEELRLFEREAEVLRALDHPRIPSYRDYFALDAEVSGGLTWFGLVQSYIPGASLQNMLDAGKHFLPWQVKQIATDVLRILIYLHELCPPVLHRDIKPSNLIWGEDDRVYLVDFGAVQAKAAVTGVTFTVVGTGGYAPLEQFWERALPASDLYALGATLIHLLTGVPPIDLTANGTRIRFRDRLEVEPRFALWLETATEVENDNRYAKARDALEALQSCATDSPLTASHHDPLPAPSYSPIVCRQTRDRLEVCIPSPGLHRLMRVGTIPGGIALTFVAWLMVVILIYIPASVPFASFAVPFTVIWVWGLWKLLEYFCERTQIVADRSRLHLRHFILPIFARKRELALDSILEVVMRQQGGTFDVCLRCRDGNIGLGVALDEEESVWLVQKIQEWLRSPSSP; encoded by the coding sequence ATGCGTGCCATGCTGCAGGAAAACCAGGTATTGCAAGAGCGTTACCAACTGCGAACCCGACTCGGGCAAACGGGTGCCGGCCGCCAAACCTGGTTGACTGCCGACTTACAGGCTCGCGAGTTGGTGGTGCTCAAGTTGTTGGCATTTGGACCGCATCTGCAGTGGGAAGAACTGCGCTTGTTCGAGCGCGAAGCGGAGGTCCTGCGCGCCCTGGACCACCCGCGCATCCCGTCCTACCGCGATTATTTTGCCCTCGACGCTGAGGTTAGCGGCGGACTGACCTGGTTTGGGTTGGTGCAAAGCTACATACCCGGTGCCTCGCTACAGAACATGCTCGATGCCGGCAAGCACTTCCTACCCTGGCAAGTCAAGCAAATTGCCACGGATGTGCTGCGGATTTTAATTTACTTACACGAACTCTGTCCACCGGTTCTCCATCGCGACATCAAGCCCAGCAACCTGATTTGGGGCGAGGACGATCGCGTCTACCTTGTAGATTTCGGAGCGGTGCAAGCCAAGGCCGCGGTCACCGGGGTCACCTTTACGGTCGTGGGCACGGGCGGCTATGCACCGCTGGAGCAATTCTGGGAACGGGCACTACCTGCATCGGATCTCTACGCGCTCGGTGCAACGCTAATTCATTTGTTGACGGGCGTGCCGCCCATCGACCTGACCGCAAACGGGACGCGGATTCGATTTCGCGATCGCCTCGAAGTGGAGCCGCGCTTCGCGCTCTGGCTGGAGACGGCAACCGAGGTCGAGAATGACAATCGCTATGCTAAAGCTCGCGATGCCCTTGAGGCGCTGCAATCCTGCGCGACGGATTCCCCCCTGACCGCCTCGCACCACGATCCCCTGCCAGCCCCGTCCTACAGCCCGATCGTCTGCCGGCAGACGCGCGACCGTTTGGAGGTGTGCATTCCCTCACCCGGATTGCACAGGTTAATGCGAGTGGGAACTATACCTGGCGGCATAGCTTTGACATTTGTTGCGTGGCTGATGGTGGTGATTTTAATTTATATTCCCGCATCAGTGCCGTTTGCGTCATTTGCCGTACCGTTTACAGTCATATGGGTGTGGGGGTTGTGGAAGCTGCTGGAGTATTTCTGCGAGCGCACGCAGATTGTAGCCGATCGCTCGCGACTGCACCTGCGCCATTTCATACTCCCGATTTTCGCTCGCAAACGCGAGCTAGCACTCGACAGCATCCTAGAGGTAGTTATGCGCCAGCAGGGCGGTACCTTTGATGTCTGTTTGCGATGTCGTGACGGCAATATCGGTCTCGGAGTCGCACTCGACGAAGAAGAAAGTGTCTGGCTGGTGCAGAAAATTCAGGAATGGTTGCGATCGCCTTCCAGTCCCTAG
- a CDS encoding type II toxin-antitoxin system HicA family toxin translates to MPAKASEIERVDRKFGFKKVRQKGSHARWQQLDGRASTVPIHGKAEIGSWLFQETLKQLGVTDQEFIRLPCTKRVRGRSFSALLTEADEHYSAISIFCSQISLPYGR, encoded by the coding sequence ATGCCGGCTAAAGCTAGTGAAATCGAACGAGTCGATCGAAAGTTTGGTTTCAAAAAAGTTCGCCAGAAAGGCAGTCACGCGAGATGGCAGCAACTCGATGGAAGAGCGTCGACGGTCCCAATTCATGGCAAGGCTGAAATCGGGAGTTGGCTATTCCAAGAGACTCTGAAGCAGTTGGGTGTTACTGATCAAGAATTTATCCGGCTGCCCTGTACCAAGCGGGTTCGAGGTCGTAGCTTCTCTGCATTGCTTACCGAAGCCGACGAGCACTACTCAGCCATCTCAATCTTCTGCTCCCAAATCAGCTTGCCTTATGGACGTTAG